One genomic segment of Synergistaceae bacterium includes these proteins:
- a CDS encoding DUF1659 domain-containing protein: MSVIESAYKSSIAVKLDAGTNPATGNMIVKSCSLGKIVEGADNDKIMSVVGALLPVLDHSLVRVERTKVTSLEN, encoded by the coding sequence ATGTCGGTTATCGAAAGCGCGTATAAGAGTTCCATAGCGGTGAAGTTGGACGCGGGCACAAATCCCGCCACCGGCAACATGATCGTCAAGAGCTGCTCCCTGGGCAAAATCGTCGAAGGCGCGGACAACGACAAGATCATGAGCGTCGTCGGGGCGTTGCTTCCCGTTTTGGATCATTCGTTGGTCCGCGTGGAACGCACCAAGGTCACTAGCCTGGAGAACTAG
- a CDS encoding type II toxin-antitoxin system YoeB family toxin — translation MQRNGLLKGIGKPEALKTQKVYSRRINEYHRLTYATDENRKLRILSCKGHYED, via the coding sequence ATCCAAAGAAACGGACTTCTGAAAGGCATAGGTAAACCCGAAGCCTTAAAAACCCAAAAGGTTTACAGCCGCCGTATTAATGAATATCACCGTCTTACCTACGCAACCGACGAAAATCGAAAATTAAGGATACTTTCCTGCAAGGGGCATTACGAGGATTGA
- a CDS encoding YvrJ family protein — protein sequence METFIESTLQSGFSIVVSGFLLLRMEGELRALRGAIDRLRHCQVCCFSPLADEVAEVANAPLDKPVNKPVNKLIGSDVMP from the coding sequence ATGGAAACGTTCATAGAGTCCACGTTGCAAAGTGGCTTTTCCATTGTCGTGTCCGGTTTTTTGCTGCTGCGGATGGAGGGAGAGCTGCGAGCCCTGCGGGGGGCCATCGATCGGTTACGTCATTGTCAGGTCTGTTGTTTTTCGCCCTTGGCCGACGAAGTTGCTGAAGTTGCTAACGCGCCGCTCGATAAGCCTGTGAATAAGCCTGTGAATAAACTGATCGGATCGGATGTGATGCCATAA
- a CDS encoding DUF2922 domain-containing protein, which yields MAVSLKLTFDASGGKTVSMTFPYADVSADAEDVKALMDEIVDNSEIFAEPPLTAVTAEFITHTVTPIDLDELN from the coding sequence ATGGCTGTTAGTTTGAAGCTCACGTTTGACGCCAGCGGAGGTAAGACGGTTTCCATGACCTTTCCCTATGCCGATGTATCTGCTGACGCTGAGGATGTTAAGGCTCTGATGGACGAGATCGTCGACAATAGCGAGATCTTCGCGGAACCCCCGTTGACCGCGGTTACCGCGGAGTTCATTACGCACACGGTCACGCCCATCGACCTGGACGAATTGAATTAA
- a CDS encoding helix-turn-helix transcriptional regulator has protein sequence MICKTEYAYRLRQARDSLGMLQRVFGDPLNLNDAQVKDLETGRKKLTIELAVRIEKVYGIDFRWLLTGEGEMLRNPQEEGRRSSSNHSSHSSHSLSNHSSHSSSNHSSPNILLSSSPNVSLSASSNASSNASSNEVLGNVENNAFIQAGNDSAVIVNKIVNKDGEHVLTDELVELIRVFETLDVKRRISLLGKAYTLEEEGESMN, from the coding sequence ATGATATGTAAAACTGAATACGCTTACAGATTAAGACAGGCAAGAGATTCTCTAGGTATGCTTCAGCGTGTTTTTGGCGATCCTCTTAATTTAAACGATGCGCAGGTCAAAGACCTTGAAACAGGTAGAAAAAAACTGACCATAGAGCTTGCAGTGCGGATAGAAAAAGTCTATGGGATAGATTTTCGCTGGCTTTTGACTGGAGAAGGGGAGATGTTGAGAAACCCGCAAGAAGAAGGACGCCGCTCTTCATCAAATCATTCTTCTCATTCTTCTCATTCTTTATCAAATCATTCTTCTCATTCTTCATCAAATCATTCTTCACCAAACATTTTGCTAAGCTCTTCACCAAACGTTTCACTAAGCGCCTCATCAAACGCTTCATCAAACGCTTCATCAAATGAAGTGCTTGGCAACGTTGAGAACAACGCCTTTATCCAGGCGGGAAATGACAGCGCCGTCATCGTCAACAAAATCGTCAACAAAGATGGGGAGCACGTGCTCACCGATGAACTTGTGGAGTTGATCCGTGTCTTTGAAACGTTAGATGTGAAGCGGCGTATATCCCTGCTTGGGAAAGCTTACACTTTGGAAGAGGAAGGCGAGTCAATGAATTGA